The genomic stretch TTAAATATGATGTTGATAATTATTTTAAAAAAGACAAAAAACAAACAAAAATCAACACTTATTTTAAAGTTATTGCTGATCACATTAGAAGCGTTGTCAATGCAATCAACGATGGTGTCGAACCTTCAAATACTCACAGAGGCTACATTATTAGACGGCTCATTCGTCGGGCATTTCGGATGGGTAGAAAATTGGGTATCAAGCAAGCTTTTTTATACAAATTAGTAGGTGTTGTCAAAAGTAGTCTTATTTATGACATTGATGAAAAAAAAGTTGCCAAAATAATTAAAAAAGAAGAAGAGCTCTTTGAAAAAACAATTGAAAATGGTGAAATTCTTCTTAATCGCGAATTTGAAAAAAATGGCAAGAATTTTAACATTGAAATTGTATTTAAAATGTTTGAAACATATGGTTTTCCCATTGAGTTAACACAAGAAATCCTTGAAGAAAAAGGACTAAAGTTGGATTTTGACAAAATTGAAGAACTAAAAGAAAAACATGCCAATCTTTCTCGAGGTAAACAACATCTTGGAATGAATTTAGCTATCAATTCGCTGGCACTAATTAAAGGAAAAGAGAGTGAATTTGTAGGTTATGAACATCTAGAGCAGACTGCAAAAATCTTATTTTTAGCAAATAATGAATCACTTTTAGAAACTACGCAAGAAGATGAAATTAGCTATGCAATTTTTGATAAAACACCTTTTTATGCAACTGGTGGTGGTCAAAAACATGATCAAGGTTTAATTATTCAAGGTGATAACAAAATTGAGATTATTAAGGTATTCAAAGATAAATATTTCAATAATATCCATGTTTTTAAAGGTGTTTTAAACAAAAATGAAGAAGTTAAACTAATAGTTGACGAAGCTAATAGAAGAAATTTAGAACGTAATCACTCAGCAACTCACTTGCTTTTTAAAGCGCTTAGAGAACAATTTGGTTTGCAAATTAAACAATTAGGATCAGATAACAATGAAAATAGACTAACTTTTGATTTTCCAGTTAGCAAAAAACCCACTGATGAAGAATTAGCAAAAGTTGAATCCTTGGTAAACTTTTATATTCAAAGCTCTACCCCACGTAAATATTTGAACACAACAATTAAAGAAGCTGAAAAACTCAATGCAATTATGACACTCGAAGAAGCAGAATATATGGATCCCAAAAATGTTCGTTTAGTTCATTTTCAAGGTATAACAACCGATCTTTGTGGCGGAACTCACATTGCAAATACTTCATTAATTCAGAAATTTAAAATTATTTCTTGTCAAAATAAAGGTAGTGGTGTTTTTCGAATTCGAGCTATTACCACTTTGGAAAAATACTATGATTATTTGACTCAACAGGTAGAACAAAAAGAGCTAAGCTTGGCAGCTATTGAGCAAAAAAATCGTCAATTTGATCCTTTTTATAAAATGCAAGTTCACCGCGTTAATGATTTAGAAATTCTAAATAATAATTTAGATTTGGCAATTAAGCAAGCAAAATTAGATACGCTCCAACTCATAAAAAACAAGAAAAAAGAAGAAAAAAC from Mesomycoplasma conjunctivae encodes the following:
- the alaS gene encoding alanine--tRNA ligase, which translates into the protein MKTNLSSKQIRQLWLDFFASKNHLIVESKSLIPQNDPSLLWINSGVATLKEYFTGHKQPPSKRITNSQKAIRTNDIENVGITSRHHTMFEMLGNFSIGDYFKKEAIEFAFEFLVYVLKMDLDKLYITYFSDDLETKKYWQDLGIQDDHLIAGNQKTNFWDIGLGPCGPCSEIYYDRGEKFDSRGIELLKNDIENDRFIEIWNIVFSEFNNDGEGNYTPLVSKNIDTGAGFERIVSILQNGPTNFDTDLFLPIILEVEKLSDFKYDVDNYFKKDKKQTKINTYFKVIADHIRSVVNAINDGVEPSNTHRGYIIRRLIRRAFRMGRKLGIKQAFLYKLVGVVKSSLIYDIDEKKVAKIIKKEEELFEKTIENGEILLNREFEKNGKNFNIEIVFKMFETYGFPIELTQEILEEKGLKLDFDKIEELKEKHANLSRGKQHLGMNLAINSLALIKGKESEFVGYEHLEQTAKILFLANNESLLETTQEDEISYAIFDKTPFYATGGGQKHDQGLIIQGDNKIEIIKVFKDKYFNNIHVFKGVLNKNEEVKLIVDEANRRNLERNHSATHLLFKALREQFGLQIKQLGSDNNENRLTFDFPVSKKPTDEELAKVESLVNFYIQSSTPRKYLNTTIKEAEKLNAIMTLEEAEYMDPKNVRLVHFQGITTDLCGGTHIANTSLIQKFKIISCQNKGSGVFRIRAITTLEKYYDYLTQQVEQKELSLAAIEQKNRQFDPFYKMQVHRVNDLEILNNNLDLAIKQAKLDTLQLIKNKKKEEKTTDFIFNQEKIFTFNNQDFYIDFITDKQINSKQLAATLREEHANITFVLLQEMAAQKILVVVSSKTNNSLDILNKINKIFDGKGGGNKIIAQGILNQKEVNINKIKEIIWM